A stretch of DNA from Thiohalorhabdus sp. Cl-TMA:
AGAACGAGCCGCTGGAAATCACGGTCCGTGAGGACGGCGTCTATATCCAGAAGACCCGGGTGGCCGACCCCCGCGCGGATCTGGCCACCAAGGTGCAGGCTATCCTCGAGGAGCAGCCGGGCCAGCACGTGCTGCTGCGCGGCCAACGGACCGTGGACTACGAGGCCGTGGTGGTCACCCTGAACCTGCTGCGGCAGGGGGGGATTCGCCAGGTTGACCTCGTAACCCAACCGACGAAGAACTGATGCGCAAGATCTGGATCCAGG
This window harbors:
- a CDS encoding biopolymer transporter ExbD, with protein sequence MAYRRRKLMGEINIIPLVDVVLVLLVVFMMTAPMLTRGVDVDLPEASSQPVTTQNEPLEITVREDGVYIQKTRVADPRADLATKVQAILEEQPGQHVLLRGQRTVDYEAVVVTLNLLRQGGIRQVDLVTQPTKN